In a single window of the Cucurbita pepo subsp. pepo cultivar mu-cu-16 chromosome LG18, ASM280686v2, whole genome shotgun sequence genome:
- the LOC111779871 gene encoding transcription factor IBH1-like 1 yields MSNPNSLKRDFLKKWLMGLQIYTTTNRNMTVADRKRAIKLSADIALASSRNCATRWSRAVIAGTSVHDGSFLVANGVLGRAVCERIKESSSKITRSSWCSGKILKRSRRVGRRKKCRKAGAEWIAKRLVQKRTRMLRGLVPGGEFMDEVSLIEETLDYILALQTQVDVMRCLATTAYVAPPSL; encoded by the coding sequence atgaGCAATCCCAATTCGTTGAAACGAGattttttgaagaaatggCTGATGGGTCTTCAAATATACACAACCACCAACCGAAACATGACCGTCGCCGACAGAAAAAGGGCCATAAAGTTATCCGCCGATATTGCTTTGGCGTCCTCCAGAAACTGTGCCACTCGTTGGAGCCGAGCTGTCATTGCTGGCACCTCCGTCCATGACGGCAGCTTCCTGGTGGCTAACGGCGTATTGGGTCGTGCTGTATGCGAGAGAATCAAGGAAAGCAGTTCAAAAATCACGCGAAGTTCGTGGTGTAGTGGGAAGATTCTGAAACGGAGCCGCCGTGTGGGGCGGAGGAAAAAATGTAGGAAGGCGGGTGCTGAGTGGATTGCAAAAAGGTTGGtgcaaaaaagaacaagaatgcTTCGTGGGTTGGTTCCCGGAGGTGAATTTATGGATGAAGTTTCGTTAATTGAAGAAACCCTAGATTACATTTTGGCTCTTCAAACTCAGGTTGATGTCATGCGGTGTCTTGCAACGACTGCATACGTAGCGCCACCATCATTATGA